In the Flagellimonas sp. MMG031 genome, one interval contains:
- a CDS encoding aminotransferase class IV, whose amino-acid sequence MVNCNGALQAADKTIFTHNNRAFKYGDALFETVRYVNGTLFFWEDHYFRLMASMRILRMEIPMDFTLEFLEEEIKKTIESNQLESGAVRVRLTVFRNDGGLYTPATNDVSYVIETNAMESPFFIIEEKPYEVELFKDYYVNKDMLSNLKSTNKILNVVAGVYAQENGYANCLLVNTDKKVVEAINGNLFLVKGNQIKTPPLSDGCLDGIIRKNLMKLIAGSEDYDLVEDSVSPFELQKMDEMFLTNSIVGIQPISKYRKKEYDTKVAKSLVGKLNAKARIG is encoded by the coding sequence ATGGTCAATTGTAACGGAGCACTACAAGCAGCGGATAAAACAATTTTCACCCACAACAACAGGGCCTTTAAATATGGCGACGCTCTTTTTGAGACGGTCCGGTATGTGAACGGGACCTTATTTTTTTGGGAAGATCATTATTTTAGGTTGATGGCTTCCATGCGTATCCTTCGGATGGAAATCCCAATGGATTTTACCCTGGAATTTTTAGAGGAAGAAATCAAGAAAACCATCGAATCCAATCAGCTGGAAAGCGGAGCGGTTCGTGTGCGATTAACAGTTTTTAGAAACGACGGTGGACTGTATACCCCGGCTACCAACGATGTTTCCTACGTGATTGAAACCAATGCTATGGAGTCTCCTTTCTTCATCATCGAGGAGAAACCCTACGAAGTGGAACTTTTCAAGGATTATTACGTCAATAAGGATATGCTTTCCAACCTAAAATCCACTAACAAAATTTTGAATGTGGTGGCCGGTGTCTATGCCCAGGAAAATGGATATGCCAATTGTTTATTGGTGAACACGGACAAAAAGGTGGTAGAAGCCATTAATGGCAATTTATTTTTGGTGAAGGGCAACCAAATAAAGACACCTCCTTTGAGTGATGGTTGCTTGGACGGGATTATCCGAAAAAACCTGATGAAGCTGATCGCTGGGTCGGAAGATTATGATTTGGTCGAGGATTCCGTTTCGCCGTTTGAGCTTCAAAAAATGGACGAGATGTTCCTCACCAATTCCATTGTGGGGATTCAGCCCATCAGCAAATACAGAAAAAAGGAGTACGATACCAAAGTTGCCAAGAGTTTGGTGGGTAAATTAAATGCTAAGGCCAGAATTGGCTAG
- a CDS encoding HU family DNA-binding protein, whose protein sequence is MNKTELIDAMAADAGITKAAAKKALESFLGNVEGTLKKGDRVSLVGFGSWSVSKRSAREGRNPQTGATIKIAAKNVVKFKAGAELSSAVN, encoded by the coding sequence ATGAACAAAACAGAATTAATCGATGCTATGGCAGCTGATGCTGGCATCACTAAGGCAGCAGCAAAAAAAGCATTGGAATCTTTCTTGGGAAATGTAGAAGGAACGCTTAAAAAAGGAGACAGAGTTTCCTTGGTAGGTTTTGGTTCTTGGTCAGTTTCTAAAAGAAGCGCTAGAGAAGGTAGAAATCCACAGACTGGAGCTACTATTAAGATTGCCGCTAAGAACGTTGTAAAGTTCAAAGCAGGTGCTGAATTGAGCAGTGCAGTAAACTAA
- a CDS encoding YqgE/AlgH family protein, with protein MVTQKPKKGNLLVAEPSLTGDVSFNRSVVLIAEHNHEGSVGFILNKPLDYTICDLVSDITIPFQVFNGGPVEQDNLYFIHKVPHLIENSIEISDGIFWGGNFEVTIELINNGTITEQDIRFFLGYSGWGTSQLDQELSSKSWVVLPNEYESSILEKAANAFWKEKMVELGGDYLLWSNAPENPSLN; from the coding sequence ATGGTAACTCAGAAGCCAAAAAAGGGAAATTTACTTGTTGCGGAACCTTCGCTGACCGGCGATGTTTCTTTCAATAGATCTGTTGTACTTATTGCCGAACACAACCACGAGGGTTCGGTCGGGTTTATTTTGAACAAGCCCCTTGACTACACCATTTGCGACTTGGTCTCGGACATAACCATTCCCTTCCAAGTGTTCAATGGTGGCCCTGTAGAGCAGGACAACCTTTATTTTATCCACAAGGTGCCCCATTTGATAGAAAACAGTATCGAGATTTCCGATGGGATTTTCTGGGGCGGTAATTTTGAAGTGACCATAGAACTCATCAACAATGGAACCATCACCGAACAGGATATCCGATTCTTTTTAGGGTATTCCGGATGGGGAACCAGTCAATTGGATCAAGAACTCTCGTCCAAATCATGGGTGGTACTGCCGAACGAATACGAAAGCAGTATTCTGGAAAAAGCCGCTAACGCCTTCTGGAAAGAAAAAATGGTGGAATTGGGCGGTGATTATCTGCTTTGGTCCAATGCTCCCGAAAACCCTTCGCTCAACTAG
- a CDS encoding DUF493 family protein produces MDKKETEEFYAKLKEQLLETTSWPSTYLYKFIVPTEEAKISQIQDIFDNTGAVIESKKSKKGTYTSLSITVHLKNPDEVIQKYKEVSVVEGVISL; encoded by the coding sequence ATGGATAAGAAAGAGACGGAAGAATTTTACGCGAAGCTAAAGGAGCAGTTGTTGGAGACCACGAGTTGGCCATCAACCTACCTTTACAAATTTATTGTTCCCACAGAGGAGGCCAAAATATCGCAAATCCAGGACATTTTCGATAATACAGGGGCGGTGATAGAATCCAAAAAGAGCAAAAAGGGGACGTACACCAGCTTGTCCATTACCGTACATTTGAAGAATCCGGACGAAGTTATCCAAAAGTACAAGGAAGTTTCTGTTGTGGAAGGTGTTATTTCCCTGTAG
- the fmt gene encoding methionyl-tRNA formyltransferase: protein MSTSKHNLLRIVFMGTPDFAVGSLKQLLEAGFKVVGVITAPDRPAGRGRKLQESAVKQFAVKHQLKVLQPTNLKDEAFLKDLKSLDANLQVVVAFRMLPKVVWQMPAYGTFNLHASLLPQYRGAAPINWAIINGETKTGVTTFFIDEKIDTGNIILQKGANIRPEDNAGDLHDRLMELGAHLVVHTCKQIEAGTVSLQKQDESMELKPAPKIHKDTCRIDWNSSMMDIYNHIRGLSPYPGAWTELVNDGKAEPMKIFRTEMETSEHNYIVGKLVVEKKSLKVAVKEGYLNLLELQLPGKRRMQVNEVLNGLNLEKEAHLR from the coding sequence ATGAGTACATCAAAACATAATTTGCTTCGTATCGTATTTATGGGTACCCCCGATTTTGCGGTGGGCAGCCTAAAACAACTTTTGGAAGCTGGCTTTAAGGTGGTGGGTGTAATTACCGCCCCGGATAGGCCAGCGGGAAGGGGGCGCAAGCTCCAAGAGTCAGCCGTGAAACAATTCGCTGTTAAACACCAATTAAAGGTATTACAGCCGACTAATTTAAAGGACGAGGCATTTTTGAAGGACCTCAAAAGCCTTGATGCCAACCTTCAAGTAGTGGTCGCTTTTCGGATGCTGCCCAAAGTGGTCTGGCAAATGCCCGCGTATGGCACCTTTAACCTTCATGCTTCGCTCCTGCCCCAATATCGGGGTGCAGCTCCCATTAATTGGGCAATCATCAATGGTGAAACTAAGACAGGCGTAACAACCTTTTTTATTGATGAAAAGATAGATACCGGGAACATCATTCTTCAAAAAGGAGCCAACATACGGCCAGAGGACAATGCCGGAGACCTGCACGACAGGTTGATGGAACTGGGCGCCCATTTGGTCGTTCATACCTGCAAACAGATTGAAGCAGGAACCGTGTCCCTACAAAAACAGGATGAGAGCATGGAATTAAAGCCCGCTCCAAAAATCCATAAGGATACCTGCCGAATCGATTGGAATAGTTCCATGATGGATATTTACAATCATATCCGGGGGTTGAGTCCATATCCAGGGGCATGGACGGAGTTGGTGAACGATGGAAAAGCAGAACCCATGAAGATTTTCAGGACCGAAATGGAGACCTCCGAACACAACTACATCGTTGGAAAACTGGTGGTAGAAAAAAAATCGCTCAAGGTTGCGGTTAAAGAGGGGTACCTAAACTTGTTGGAATTACAGCTTCCTGGCAAACGAAGGATGCAGGTAAACGAAGTTTTGAATGGGCTAAATCTGGAAAAAGAGGCACATCTTCGCTAA
- a CDS encoding START-like domain-containing protein: MSDKVKFELEFVIQASPQLLYQYISTPSGLSEWYADNVNSRGEIFTFIWDGSEERAKLLKRKSEEFVKLAWEENEDGSFFEMRIIVDEITKDVSLFITDFAEEGEVDEAKMLWENQVSDLKQVLGST; the protein is encoded by the coding sequence ATGAGTGATAAGGTTAAATTTGAACTGGAATTTGTGATCCAGGCTTCACCTCAGTTGCTTTACCAATATATTTCCACCCCATCAGGACTTTCCGAATGGTATGCCGATAACGTAAACTCCCGTGGGGAGATTTTTACGTTTATATGGGATGGCTCCGAGGAGCGGGCCAAACTGCTCAAGCGAAAGAGCGAGGAATTCGTCAAATTGGCATGGGAAGAAAACGAAGATGGTTCCTTTTTTGAAATGCGCATCATTGTGGATGAGATTACAAAGGATGTTTCCTTGTTCATTACCGATTTTGCCGAGGAAGGCGAAGTGGACGAAGCGAAAATGCTGTGGGAGAACCAAGTATCGGACCTCAAACAAGTTCTAGGTTCCACCTAG
- a CDS encoding ATP-binding protein: MGKNKVVITGAPGTGKTSIVNGLEQRGFHCFHEIIRDMTSKAKQEGQSEHHISNPLVFVDDALQFNKDLLEGRTSHYRQSKHINAPISFFDRGIPDVLAYMDFFDQAYDDYFISHAENHRYDSVFIVPPWKEIYVSDNERLETFEEAENIHHSLLKIYTQFGYNPIEVPKDDVLNRIDFILETLKIT; the protein is encoded by the coding sequence TTGGGAAAAAACAAGGTAGTTATAACGGGAGCTCCCGGCACTGGGAAGACGTCCATAGTAAACGGTTTGGAACAGAGAGGTTTTCACTGCTTTCACGAAATCATTCGGGATATGACCTCCAAGGCAAAGCAGGAAGGCCAATCGGAACACCATATTTCCAATCCGCTGGTTTTTGTGGACGATGCCTTGCAGTTCAATAAAGACTTGCTGGAAGGTAGGACGTCCCATTACCGACAATCAAAGCACATCAATGCGCCCATCAGCTTTTTTGACAGGGGCATTCCCGATGTGCTCGCCTATATGGATTTTTTCGACCAAGCATATGACGACTATTTTATTTCCCATGCCGAGAACCATAGGTATGATTCCGTTTTTATAGTTCCGCCTTGGAAAGAAATCTATGTTTCCGATAATGAACGTTTGGAAACTTTTGAGGAAGCGGAAAACATCCACCATTCCTTGCTTAAAATTTATACCCAATTTGGCTATAACCCCATCGAAGTGCCAAAAGATGATGTCCTAAATCGGATTGATTTTATTTTGGAAACACTTAAAATAACATAG
- a CDS encoding PRTRC system ThiF family protein yields MKTRIHFAPNYFYNPTHPITIALIGVGGTGSLMLARLARMDFALRQIGHPGLHIIAYDSDMVENNNVGRQLYALSDVGEYKVVNAVNKVNIAFGLQWEGIPMDALPDGEDIRANIIITCVDNARFRTLLSKSLAFPFKGSEYQSMFYWLDIGNCRDSGQFVLGTLFEEERNMEREDFEMVDKLKNIIDFFPDLDAHDIPRLQGAGCAYSDKLNEQSLFINDVLVAHASDCLFRLLYHKQIQKHGAFVNLESGKVNSILV; encoded by the coding sequence ATGAAAACTAGAATTCATTTCGCTCCCAACTACTTTTACAATCCAACACATCCCATAACCATTGCATTGATCGGGGTAGGGGGTACAGGTTCCCTGATGCTGGCACGGTTGGCACGGATGGATTTTGCCCTGCGCCAAATCGGACACCCAGGTTTGCACATAATCGCCTATGATTCGGATATGGTTGAAAACAACAATGTTGGCAGACAACTCTATGCCCTTAGTGATGTAGGGGAGTATAAAGTGGTCAATGCCGTCAATAAGGTAAATATTGCCTTTGGTCTGCAATGGGAAGGAATTCCCATGGATGCACTTCCCGATGGCGAGGATATTCGGGCGAACATCATCATCACTTGTGTCGATAATGCCCGATTTAGAACGCTGTTATCAAAATCGCTTGCATTTCCCTTCAAGGGGTCTGAATATCAAAGCATGTTCTATTGGCTGGACATTGGCAACTGTAGGGATAGTGGGCAATTCGTGTTAGGAACTTTGTTCGAGGAAGAACGAAATATGGAACGGGAAGATTTTGAAATGGTGGACAAACTCAAAAACATCATCGATTTTTTTCCCGATTTGGATGCCCATGACATTCCCCGTCTTCAAGGTGCGGGATGTGCCTATTCCGATAAGCTGAACGAGCAATCACTTTTCATCAACGATGTACTGGTCGCCCATGCTTCCGATTGCCTATTTCGGTTATTGTACCACAAGCAGATTCAAAAGCATGGGGCATTTGTGAATTTGGAGAGTGGGAAGGTCAATTCGATTTTGGTCTAA
- a CDS encoding ATP-dependent DNA helicase RecQ, whose amino-acid sequence MHKNITSVLQQYWGYDDFRGSQRKIIDTVISGQDVLALMPTGGGKSICYQVPALAMEGICVVVSPLVALIQDQVAQLKKRNIKAIALTGGIRSNEVNDLLDNCVFGNYKFLYLSPERLQQTVVRERIQQMNVNLIAIDEAHCISQWGNDFRPAYLECSILKELAPQTPMIALTATATPRVVDDIVENLELKEVRIFKDSFSRSNIAFKVRRSEDKLYQLKKYMEKIPGSGIVYVRSRKMSISLANFLINNGVSAPFYHGGIPKSDKEEKLNRWLNGKDRVMVATNAFGMGVDKPDVRLVIHYQIPDSLESYFQEAGRAGRDGEPSTAIILTSKEDADRAKQQFLSTLPDVGFVKTVYSKLNNYFQISYGELISEPQAFKFNEFCSRYAFNPNMAFNALRILDQNSVLSLAENFKEKTTLQFVASKAEIFNYLDKNRKTAPIIQTILRTYGGITDYETKINLYMLSQKTGTGEERLKQLLQQLADDNIAEYYNHSSDLEITFLVPREDDHTINPFAKKIKDFNQVKVDNMAAMLGYIANQKRCRSVYLLNYFGEKSAEKCGTCDICTKKAKVSPPHDLEQKILELLEIRPHSSRQLERVTGTSEKELLNLLERLLENGLVSINIKNEYIKT is encoded by the coding sequence GTGCACAAGAACATCACAAGCGTTTTACAACAGTACTGGGGATATGATGATTTTAGGGGTTCCCAGAGGAAAATCATTGATACGGTCATTTCTGGGCAAGATGTACTCGCCCTGATGCCTACCGGTGGCGGAAAATCCATTTGTTACCAAGTGCCCGCACTGGCCATGGAAGGTATTTGTGTTGTGGTCTCACCTTTGGTGGCCCTGATCCAAGATCAGGTGGCCCAATTAAAAAAGAGAAATATCAAGGCAATCGCCTTAACCGGGGGCATCCGTTCCAACGAAGTAAACGACTTGTTGGACAATTGTGTATTTGGCAACTACAAATTCCTGTACCTATCCCCAGAACGCTTACAGCAGACCGTGGTAAGGGAACGCATTCAGCAAATGAACGTTAATCTTATTGCGATTGACGAGGCACATTGTATCTCCCAGTGGGGAAACGACTTTAGGCCTGCTTATTTGGAATGCTCTATTTTAAAGGAATTGGCTCCTCAAACTCCAATGATTGCACTTACGGCGACAGCTACGCCTCGTGTTGTGGATGACATCGTTGAGAATTTGGAACTGAAGGAGGTCCGTATTTTTAAGGATTCCTTTTCCCGTTCCAATATCGCTTTCAAGGTAAGGCGTTCGGAGGACAAATTGTACCAGCTCAAAAAATACATGGAAAAAATCCCGGGAAGCGGCATCGTCTATGTACGTTCCCGGAAAATGTCCATATCCTTGGCCAACTTTTTGATCAACAACGGGGTATCGGCTCCTTTTTACCATGGGGGCATTCCCAAATCGGACAAGGAGGAAAAACTCAATCGTTGGTTGAATGGCAAAGACAGGGTCATGGTGGCCACCAATGCCTTTGGCATGGGGGTGGATAAACCAGATGTGCGTTTGGTCATCCATTACCAGATACCCGACAGTTTGGAAAGCTATTTTCAGGAGGCGGGACGTGCTGGTAGGGATGGAGAGCCTTCAACGGCCATCATCCTAACCTCCAAAGAAGATGCGGATAGGGCCAAACAGCAGTTTTTGTCCACCCTGCCCGATGTGGGTTTTGTGAAAACCGTTTATTCCAAGCTCAACAACTATTTTCAGATTTCCTACGGAGAGCTTATTTCGGAACCCCAGGCCTTCAAGTTCAATGAGTTTTGTTCACGATATGCGTTTAATCCCAACATGGCGTTCAATGCCCTTCGTATTTTAGATCAAAATTCCGTGCTATCGTTGGCCGAAAACTTTAAGGAGAAAACTACGCTTCAATTTGTAGCTTCCAAGGCCGAAATATTCAATTACTTGGACAAAAACCGCAAAACGGCTCCCATCATTCAAACCATTTTACGGACCTACGGAGGTATTACGGATTATGAGACCAAGATCAATCTGTATATGCTGTCCCAAAAAACGGGCACGGGCGAAGAACGTTTAAAACAATTATTACAGCAACTGGCGGACGATAACATTGCGGAATACTACAACCATAGTTCCGATTTGGAAATTACCTTTTTAGTGCCCCGTGAAGACGACCATACCATCAACCCGTTTGCCAAAAAAATAAAGGATTTCAACCAAGTGAAGGTGGATAATATGGCCGCTATGTTGGGGTACATTGCCAATCAGAAAAGGTGCCGTAGTGTTTACCTACTGAATTATTTTGGCGAAAAGTCCGCCGAAAAGTGCGGCACTTGCGATATTTGCACAAAGAAGGCCAAAGTATCCCCTCCACACGACTTGGAACAAAAAATTCTGGAACTCTTGGAAATTCGCCCCCATTCCTCCAGACAGTTGGAACGCGTCACGGGAACAAGTGAAAAAGAACTTTTGAACCTGCTCGAGCGGTTGCTGGAAAATGGATTGGTCTCGATAAACATTAAGAATGAGTACATCAAAACATAA
- a CDS encoding DUF4290 domain-containing protein — protein sequence MNEVYTLEYNTERPKLFIPEYGRHFQKMVDHAVAIEDRDERNRVAQSIISVMGNLQPHLRDVPDFQHKLWDQLFIMSDFKLDVDSPFPITSKETLQQRPEPLEYPQNHPKYRFYGNNIKRMIDVAVNWEKGDMRSGLEYAIANHMKKCYLTWNKDTVEDTVIFNHLKELSDGQIDLAKSDESLTESGQFLKNRPSRSNTSNNRGKKSQRGRKKRY from the coding sequence TTGAACGAAGTATATACCCTAGAATACAATACAGAGCGTCCAAAGCTTTTTATTCCCGAATATGGGCGCCATTTTCAAAAAATGGTGGACCATGCCGTAGCCATCGAAGATCGTGATGAACGAAACCGAGTGGCACAATCCATTATTAGTGTTATGGGTAATTTGCAGCCCCATTTAAGGGACGTGCCGGATTTTCAGCACAAACTTTGGGACCAGCTTTTCATTATGTCCGATTTTAAATTGGATGTGGACTCTCCCTTTCCCATAACCTCCAAAGAGACCTTGCAGCAGCGTCCTGAACCCTTGGAATATCCTCAGAACCATCCCAAGTACCGTTTTTATGGAAACAACATCAAACGGATGATTGATGTGGCGGTAAATTGGGAAAAGGGCGATATGCGGTCTGGCTTGGAATATGCCATTGCCAACCACATGAAAAAGTGTTATTTGACTTGGAACAAGGATACCGTAGAGGACACCGTAATTTTTAATCACTTGAAAGAGCTTAGTGATGGTCAGATTGATTTGGCCAAGAGCGATGAGAGTTTGACGGAGAGCGGACAGTTTTTGAAAAATAGGCCCAGCCGTTCGAACACCAGCAATAATCGGGGCAAAAAAAGTCAAAGAGGTCGTAAAAAAAGATATTAA